One window of Dehalococcoidales bacterium genomic DNA carries:
- a CDS encoding alpha/beta hydrolase yields MDNLRMHGQEPFNIAVVHGGPGARGEMYPVARELSSETGVLEPLQTECSVEGQVEELKDILESSGSPPLVIIGFSWGAWLSYILTARYPL; encoded by the coding sequence ATGGACAACTTGAGAATGCATGGTCAGGAACCATTCAATATAGCTGTTGTTCATGGCGGACCCGGAGCACGAGGAGAAATGTACCCAGTGGCACGAGAACTCTCTTCGGAGACTGGTGTGCTTGAACCGCTGCAAACAGAGTGTTCTGTAGAAGGACAGGTAGAAGAATTAAAAGATATACTGGAAAGCTCTGGCAGTCCCCCGCTGGTTATAATAGGCTTCTCATGGGGTGCATGGTTGAGCTATATCTTAACGGCTCGCTATCCTCTA
- the mtaB gene encoding tRNA (N(6)-L-threonylcarbamoyladenosine(37)-C(2))-methylthiotransferase MtaB codes for MNDKKVVIDYLGCKLNQAEVEALTLDFIQAGYQPVSSREGAGIFVLNSCTVTHVADRKSRQWIRRIRRENPSALIVVTGCYAQRTPGKIKLIDENMIVLDNQQKMAMVQILLERGYLKKDPLELAPALTTMQKTRSFVHIQHGCSNGCTYCIVPMVRSECFSRTPSAIIREIASRVLAGYTEIVLTGTEIGSYCSEGIQLQELVKMILDKTQIERLRLSSLQPRHLTEAMLDLWRDNRLCPHLHVSLQSGSDAVLKRMNRKYDRETYISIVEQIRRRIPDVAITTDVIVGFPGETPEEFEETVDLCKKMGFARIHVFPYSPRPNTLALEMKPLVDEKEKKRREREMLSLAEESGRIFRQRFAGRVVPVLWESCSNGLYSGLTPNYIRVYASLNIPSINMISRVKIGSIYRDGVKGEPV; via the coding sequence ATGAACGACAAGAAAGTGGTGATAGATTATCTTGGGTGTAAACTAAACCAGGCTGAGGTTGAAGCATTGACCCTTGATTTTATCCAGGCTGGCTACCAGCCGGTTTCATCGAGAGAGGGCGCGGGGATATTTGTGTTAAACAGCTGCACTGTAACCCATGTGGCTGATCGAAAATCCCGGCAATGGATTAGGCGGATACGAAGAGAGAATCCTTCAGCCCTGATTGTGGTAACCGGATGCTATGCCCAGCGAACTCCTGGCAAAATAAAGCTTATTGATGAAAACATGATTGTTCTTGATAATCAGCAAAAAATGGCAATGGTGCAAATCCTTCTTGAGCGAGGGTATCTGAAGAAAGACCCCCTTGAGCTAGCGCCAGCTTTAACCACTATGCAAAAAACTCGCTCTTTTGTACATATTCAACATGGATGTTCAAACGGATGCACTTATTGTATCGTACCGATGGTAAGGAGCGAATGTTTTAGCCGAACACCTTCAGCTATCATTAGAGAAATAGCATCTCGCGTTTTGGCTGGGTATACCGAAATTGTGCTCACCGGTACTGAAATTGGCTCTTATTGCAGTGAGGGGATACAGTTGCAGGAACTGGTTAAAATGATACTGGATAAAACACAAATTGAGCGGCTGCGGCTATCATCACTTCAGCCACGGCATTTAACAGAAGCGATGTTGGACTTATGGCGCGATAACCGGCTATGCCCCCATTTACATGTTTCGCTACAAAGCGGCAGTGATGCAGTATTAAAAAGAATGAATCGTAAATATGACCGGGAAACATATATAAGTATCGTGGAACAAATCCGAAGAAGGATTCCCGATGTTGCTATTACAACCGATGTAATTGTAGGGTTTCCTGGAGAGACTCCAGAAGAATTTGAAGAAACGGTTGATTTATGCAAAAAGATGGGCTTTGCCCGCATTCACGTTTTTCCCTATTCTCCACGGCCAAATACACTGGCTTTAGAGATGAAGCCCCTGGTAGACGAAAAGGAAAAAAAGAGACGGGAAAGGGAAATGCTAAGCCTTGCAGAAGAATCCGGCAGGATTTTCAGGCAGAGGTTTGCAGGCAGGGTTGTGCCGGTGTTATGGGAATCATGTTCAAATGGTTTATATTCTGGCTTAACTCCAAACTATATACGGGTTTACGCGTCTCTTAATATCCCCTCTATTAACATGATAAGTAGAGTAAAAATAGGCAGTATTTATCGTGATGGGGTAAAAGGCGAGCCGGTTTAA
- the lgt gene encoding prolipoprotein diacylglyceryl transferase produces the protein MLLSSSFNIGPITIQFYGIFISLGILSAILYAFYEAHRRGENLDHVVNMALVVVPLGIIGARLYHVVDYWSYYSQHLGEIIGGRGLGIYGAILGGAIGVLIYCAWKKLSPLRWMDIIAPGLILAQAIGRWGNFFNQELYGYPTDLPWGIYIEPANRLPGFESYTHFHPLFLYESLWNLIGFVILFFINRKYGKRLLDGEVTIAYFMYYSVGRFILEGMKIDVWTIAGFPTARWISIITFVVCLAIIIFRRQTLRKHKL, from the coding sequence ATGTTATTAAGCAGTTCATTTAATATAGGCCCAATCACTATCCAATTCTACGGCATTTTTATTTCGTTGGGGATTCTTTCTGCGATCCTTTACGCTTTTTATGAAGCACATCGCCGTGGAGAAAACCTGGATCACGTTGTTAATATGGCGCTGGTAGTTGTCCCCCTTGGGATAATCGGCGCAAGACTCTACCACGTAGTTGATTACTGGAGCTACTATAGCCAGCACCTGGGAGAAATAATCGGTGGCCGCGGACTCGGTATTTATGGGGCAATCCTCGGTGGAGCAATCGGCGTCCTCATTTACTGTGCCTGGAAAAAGCTCTCCCCTCTGCGCTGGATGGACATTATTGCTCCAGGCTTGATACTAGCCCAGGCTATTGGGCGTTGGGGCAATTTTTTCAACCAGGAATTATACGGTTACCCCACTGATCTTCCCTGGGGTATATATATTGAACCGGCTAATCGTCTGCCTGGTTTTGAAAGTTATACCCATTTCCATCCTCTTTTTCTGTATGAGTCACTCTGGAACCTGATCGGTTTTGTTATACTCTTTTTTATTAATCGCAAATACGGCAAACGTCTGTTGGATGGCGAAGTCACCATTGCTTACTTTATGTATTATTCTGTTGGCAGGTTCATCCTGGAGGGCATGAAAATCGATGTCTGGACAATTGCCGGCTTCCCCACCGCTCGCTGGATAAGCATAATAACCTTTGTTGTTTGCCTGGCAATCATTATTTTCCGCCGCCAGACACTTCGTAAACATAAACTGTAA
- a CDS encoding Fur family transcriptional regulator, producing MVYSYKDVLAELKHEGYKITPQRRAIIQILEATENHMTPHEIHKKVNNHLGISLVTIYRTLDTLEKAGLICRLNTESGHVGYLLRRPRSHHHHLICSICGLVVNIGDCGLEELEKHISKHTGFIINSHTLDMSGICPECHKNNCTKSGGNFW from the coding sequence ATGGTTTACAGTTATAAAGATGTTTTAGCCGAACTGAAACACGAAGGGTACAAAATCACCCCTCAAAGACGTGCCATAATACAAATTCTGGAAGCGACTGAAAACCATATGACTCCACATGAAATACACAAAAAGGTAAACAACCATTTGGGTATTTCTCTGGTTACAATATATCGCACTCTGGACACTCTGGAAAAAGCCGGTTTAATCTGCCGCCTTAACACGGAATCTGGCCATGTTGGTTACCTGTTACGCCGCCCGCGCAGCCACCATCACCATTTGATATGTTCTATTTGCGGGCTAGTAGTAAACATTGGTGATTGCGGGCTTGAAGAGCTCGAAAAGCATATTTCAAAGCATACTGGTTTCATTATCAACTCCCATACCCTTGATATGTCCGGAATATGTCCTGAATGCCATAAGAATAACTGCACAAAATCCGGGGGGAACTTTTGGTAA
- a CDS encoding zinc ABC transporter substrate-binding protein yields MVITIHNRSNAFRLATATILVLSLLLLSGCKHDDPYSDKVGIVVSILPQAEWVNAIGGDMVDVSVMIPPGASPHVYEPTASQMKALANAKIYIAAGSGIEFEISFLSELLDINPDILLVDCSDGVELMHTTEQQHDDEHQSDHDHSYDPHIWLSLVNASTMATNIYNGIVAIDPENIDYYRQNLDTYLGELAQMHQSFQEGFANLNNRVFIIQHPSLGYFARDYNLTQIATEEGGSDATIQSMVHTIEQAKQNNVKIVFVSPQFPPNVAEAVAHEIEGKVEPLDTLAGNYKENMQHIFNIMHQAMESR; encoded by the coding sequence TTGGTAATCACTATTCATAATCGCAGTAACGCGTTTCGGCTGGCAACCGCAACGATTCTGGTTTTATCTTTATTACTTCTCTCTGGCTGCAAACACGATGATCCTTATTCCGATAAGGTCGGAATAGTTGTTTCAATTTTGCCACAGGCAGAATGGGTCAATGCAATTGGTGGAGACATGGTAGATGTTTCCGTAATGATTCCTCCAGGGGCTTCCCCCCATGTATATGAACCAACAGCATCACAAATGAAAGCGTTGGCTAATGCAAAAATCTACATTGCGGCAGGGTCAGGAATAGAGTTTGAGATCAGCTTCCTGAGCGAACTCCTCGACATCAATCCTGATATCCTGCTCGTTGATTGTTCCGATGGGGTAGAACTGATGCACACGACAGAGCAACAGCACGACGATGAGCATCAAAGCGACCATGATCACTCATACGATCCACATATTTGGCTTTCGTTAGTCAACGCAAGCACAATGGCAACCAATATTTACAACGGAATCGTTGCAATCGATCCAGAAAATATTGATTACTATCGACAAAATTTGGATACCTACTTGGGGGAACTTGCACAAATGCACCAGAGCTTTCAGGAAGGATTTGCCAATTTGAACAATCGGGTATTTATTATCCAGCATCCCTCCCTGGGATATTTTGCGCGTGATTATAATCTTACCCAGATAGCTACTGAAGAAGGCGGGAGCGATGCAACAATCCAAAGCATGGTCCACACTATTGAACAGGCTAAACAGAATAATGTAAAAATAGTCTTTGTATCTCCCCAATTTCCACCCAACGTTGCTGAAGCAGTGGCCCATGAAATTGAGGGGAAGGTTGAACCACTGGATACTCTTGCAGGAAATTATAAAGAAAATATGCAGCACATTTTTAATATCATGCACCAAGCGATGGAAAGCCGTTAA
- a CDS encoding ABC transporter ATP-binding protein, giving the protein MQQVAKLENIWVHYQGVTALENVSLSVEDNDFIGIIGPNGGGKSTLLKVILGLVRPSRGNIEILGSIPGKNARKIGYVPQYRNFDHNFPINVWEVVLMGRLRHAGLLRGYSQEDFQAASTALQKVELLELKNRHISELSGGQQQRVLIARALVTEPRLLLLDEPMANVDSAMQKGFYDLLSQLNENMAIIMVSHDISAVSLYVKQVACLNKKLYYHGTGQLTVEDLEATYQCPVEMIAHGAPHRVLRDHPR; this is encoded by the coding sequence ATGCAACAAGTAGCAAAACTGGAAAACATTTGGGTCCACTATCAAGGTGTTACTGCGCTTGAAAATGTAAGCCTCAGCGTTGAAGATAACGACTTTATCGGAATAATTGGACCAAATGGTGGCGGTAAAAGTACCCTTCTCAAAGTAATACTCGGTCTGGTGAGACCATCAAGAGGAAATATCGAGATTTTAGGCTCAATACCTGGAAAAAATGCCCGTAAAATTGGGTATGTTCCCCAGTATCGTAACTTTGACCACAACTTTCCTATCAACGTTTGGGAAGTTGTGCTTATGGGAAGATTAAGACACGCAGGTTTACTGCGAGGATACAGCCAAGAAGATTTTCAGGCAGCCTCCACAGCTCTACAAAAAGTTGAACTTTTAGAGCTAAAGAACCGCCATATTTCTGAGCTTTCTGGCGGGCAACAGCAGCGGGTACTGATAGCTCGTGCGTTAGTCACCGAACCAAGACTGCTATTACTTGATGAACCTATGGCTAACGTTGATTCTGCCATGCAAAAAGGCTTTTACGACCTTCTTTCACAGTTGAATGAAAATATGGCGATAATTATGGTCTCTCATGATATAAGCGCCGTCTCTTTGTATGTCAAACAGGTCGCTTGCTTAAATAAGAAATTATATTACCACGGTACAGGGCAATTAACAGTTGAGGACCTTGAGGCAACGTACCAATGCCCCGTCGAGATGATTGCCCATGGTGCTCCTCATCGTGTGCTAAGGGATCATCCAAGATAA
- a CDS encoding metal ABC transporter permease, with translation MIELLQYQFMQHAIIAGLLSAIACGVIGSFVVVKRMVSISGGIAHASFGGIGLGYLLGFNPVTGALAFSLGAAVIMGTISKKTRLSADTSIGVLWATGMALGVIFISLAPGYAPDLFSYLFGNILTVPRSDIILMSILDGVILLVVFMFYKEFSALSFDEEFTHIIGVPTFALYLLLLCLIALTIVVLIRAVGIVLVIALITIPAAIAYQFTKRLKNMMLLAVILGIVFTTAGLWLSYQLDIASGATIIIVSASTLLISTLLLRIKGRLQSENAD, from the coding sequence ATGATTGAACTCTTGCAATACCAGTTTATGCAACACGCCATCATAGCAGGACTGCTATCTGCAATTGCGTGCGGGGTAATCGGTAGTTTCGTAGTAGTGAAACGCATGGTTTCTATCAGCGGAGGTATTGCACACGCTTCCTTCGGAGGCATAGGCTTAGGTTACTTGCTAGGTTTTAATCCGGTCACTGGCGCATTGGCATTTTCTCTCGGGGCAGCAGTAATAATGGGGACTATCTCTAAAAAAACTCGGCTGTCTGCTGATACTTCTATAGGTGTTCTCTGGGCAACCGGTATGGCACTGGGAGTAATATTCATAAGTCTGGCACCCGGTTATGCCCCAGATCTCTTCAGTTACCTTTTTGGCAATATCCTGACTGTTCCGCGTTCTGACATTATTCTGATGAGTATCTTAGACGGCGTTATTCTGCTGGTTGTCTTTATGTTTTACAAGGAATTTAGTGCGCTTTCCTTCGATGAAGAGTTTACCCATATTATCGGTGTACCAACTTTTGCACTATACCTGCTTCTGCTTTGCCTGATAGCGTTGACTATAGTTGTTCTAATCCGAGCGGTGGGAATTGTACTGGTAATAGCCTTAATAACCATCCCGGCTGCTATTGCATACCAGTTCACAAAAAGACTTAAAAACATGATGCTGCTTGCCGTTATTTTAGGAATAGTTTTTACTACTGCGGGTTTGTGGCTGTCTTACCAACTAGATATCGCCAGCGGGGCGACCATAATAATCGTCAGTGCAAGTACTCTCTTGATTTCTACTCTTTTATTAAGAATTAAGGGAAGGCTCCAATCCGAAAACGCAGATTGA
- a CDS encoding divergent PAP2 family protein, which translates to MEFYDFITNKALIASLVAWTVAQLVKVGIEVVKNHRLDLGRLVSSGGMPSSHSATVSALATTIGLIEGMGSTVFAIAVILAAVVLYDSAGVRQSVGKQAVVLNRIIRELRERRPIAQVEADLKELIGHTAFEVAAGVVLGVGMAFLWVLVIP; encoded by the coding sequence GTGGAATTTTACGATTTTATAACCAATAAAGCCCTGATTGCTTCACTCGTTGCCTGGACAGTTGCGCAGTTAGTCAAAGTCGGGATCGAAGTCGTTAAAAACCACCGGCTGGATTTAGGGCGCCTGGTATCCAGCGGGGGCATGCCTAGTTCTCATTCAGCTACCGTTAGCGCGCTTGCAACGACTATCGGCTTAATTGAAGGTATGGGCTCAACCGTTTTCGCCATTGCTGTTATTCTAGCCGCAGTTGTTTTATATGACTCTGCTGGTGTACGTCAGTCTGTTGGCAAACAGGCAGTTGTACTTAACCGGATAATCCGGGAACTGAGGGAAAGGCGGCCTATTGCACAGGTTGAAGCTGATTTGAAAGAGTTGATTGGCCATACCGCTTTCGAAGTAGCTGCAGGAGTGGTACTAGGTGTGGGGATGGCTTTTTTGTGGGTTTTAGTGATTCCTTAA